Within Conexibacter woesei DSM 14684, the genomic segment GTTCACGTACGTGCCGTTGAGCGAGCCGCAGTCGTCGAGGTACCAGTCCGGCCCGCGCCGCACCAGCAGCGCGTGGTCGCGCGAGACGGTCACGTCGTCGAGGAAGATGTCGCTGTCAGGCCGCCGGCCGATCGTCATCCGCTCGCCGTCGATCACGAACGACTCGCCGGTGCGCCCGCCACCGGAGCGGATCACGAGCGCTGCGCCGCGTGCGACGACGTCCTCCAGCTCGACCGGCTCGATCTCGCCGGTCTCGCCGATCCGGTACGTCGCGGTCGTGTCGTTGGCCGCCGGCTCGGAGGTCGCCAGGAACGCACCGCAGCGCTGGCAGTAGTTCGCTCCGACCGCGTTGGCGAAGCCGCATTCGGGACAGTGAAGCGCCACGCGCCGCTCCCGCTACCTAGTTCGGCTCTCCGCCCGGCACGCGGCCGGACAGGATGTCCGTCAGCTTCTCGACGTCGGAGCCCGAGATCACGTCTTCGCCGCCCTCGTGCCTCTTGCGCAGGCGGTTGACCAGCTCCGCCCGCAGGATGTCGATCTTGCCGTGCAGGATGCGCCGCTTGTAGGAGACCTCGATCTCCTCCTCGGTCATCTGCTGGATCAGATCCTTCAGCTCCTGGTCCGTCAGAGAGCCGAGGTCGGGGAAGGTGTCCATCACTTGTGGTGCTCCGTTCCGGTGCGCGCTGGGGCGATCCATCCACTATACCGGCCATCTGACCGGGGCTCAAGCTTAGCTTGAGGGTCAGCTCTCGGCTTCGCGGGCGCGCAGTTGCGCCAAACCGCTGCGGAGGTAGAGCGCCGTCGCCGCCAGCGCGAGCGCCAGGCCGACGTACAGCAGCACCTCACCGAGCGTCTGCAGCCCGCACATCGGGAAGAAGAGGCCGCCCATCACCGGCGCGACGGCGAGCCGTCCCGGCCAGTTGATCGCGAGGTCGATCCCGTGCCGCAGCCCCCACTGCGCGATCCCCAGCATCGCGACCTCGCGCGCGACCAGGAGCGCGAGCGCCCAGCGCGGCAGCAGCTCGAAGTTCCAGCAGACGACCACGCCCGAGATCACCAGCAGGCGATCGGTGATCGGGTCCATCAGCGCGCCCAAGCGCGAGTACTGGCGCGTGACGCGCGCGGCGATCCCGTCGGCGTAGTCGCCCCAGCCGATCACGGCGAAGAGGATCGCCGGCGCCGCCCCGACGCCGTCGTCGCTGGAGAACGCGACGACGAGGAAGACCGGGATCAGCGCGAGCCGCACGAAGCCGATCGCGTTCGGGATCGTCCACGGGTTCAGCGGCGCCCCCGCGACCGTCGCCGGCTGCGGCGGCCCCGAGCGGTCAAGGCCCGAGAGGCGCTTGAACGTCAGCTTCTGGCGCGGCGGCGGCGCATCTCCGCCGCCGTCCTTCGGCGGTTCTACGGGAGTGTCCGCCACAACTCGTGCACCGCCTCGGCGGCCCCCTCCAGCGGCACGCTGCGTCTCTCGCGCCCGCGCCGCAACTGGACCTCCAGCTCGCCGGCGGCGAGCGTGCGCTTGCCGACCGTCACGCG encodes:
- a CDS encoding FHA domain-containing protein, translated to MALHCPECGFANAVGANYCQRCGAFLATSEPAANDTTATYRIGETGEIEPVELEDVVARGAALVIRSGGGRTGESFVIDGERMTIGRRPDSDIFLDDVTVSRDHALLVRRGPDWYLDDCGSLNGTYVNRTRIESHQLEDGDELQVGKYKLAYLSR
- a CDS encoding RsiG family protein, coding for MDTFPDLGSLTDQELKDLIQQMTEEEIEVSYKRRILHGKIDILRAELVNRLRKRHEGGEDVISGSDVEKLTDILSGRVPGGEPN
- a CDS encoding CDP-alcohol phosphatidyltransferase family protein → MADTPVEPPKDGGGDAPPPRQKLTFKRLSGLDRSGPPQPATVAGAPLNPWTIPNAIGFVRLALIPVFLVVAFSSDDGVGAAPAILFAVIGWGDYADGIAARVTRQYSRLGALMDPITDRLLVISGVVVCWNFELLPRWALALLVAREVAMLGIAQWGLRHGIDLAINWPGRLAVAPVMGGLFFPMCGLQTLGEVLLYVGLALALAATALYLRSGLAQLRAREAES